One stretch of Falco naumanni isolate bFalNau1 chromosome 7, bFalNau1.pat, whole genome shotgun sequence DNA includes these proteins:
- the KATNBL1 gene encoding KATNB1-like protein 1, whose protein sequence is MASEAHNVRKQKVLHIEGHPIDLPRKRISSSTKKIMKEGKKSPKQLASYTNRITVGKTVTSPLSLFKVVYCKRKVRCYTPKPCYRKKQFPKSRGCDMANKENELACAGNLPAKLHNDSRTHLLNSSDSGSSQTEGPSSKYSGFFSEVSQDHETMAQVLFSRNLRLNVALTFWRRRSISELVAYLVRIQDLGVVVDCLPVLTNSLQEEKPHISVGCCVDLLPLVKSLLKSKYEEYVIVGLNWLQAVIKRWWSELSAHSEKAEDGNIHILKRQLSGLWEQENHLTLVPGYTGNIAKDVNAYLLQLH, encoded by the exons ATGGCATCTGAAGCCCACAatgttagaaaacagaaagtattGCATATTGAAGGTCATCCCATTGATCTCCCTAGAAAAAGAATCTCTTCTTCCACTAAAAAGATCATGAAGGAG GGTAAGAAATCTCCAAAACAGCTGGCTTCATACACAAACAG AATAACAGTTGGAAAAACGGTGACCAGTCCCCTCTCTCTTTTCAAAGTAGTatattgtaaaagaaaagttCGTTGTTATACTCCAAAGCCTTGTTATAGAAAGAAACAGTTCCCTAAATCTAGGGGCTGTGACAtggcaaataaagaaaatgaactggcTTGTGCAGGGAATCTGCCAGCAAAACTACACAACGACAGTCGTACGCACTTGTTGAATTCTAGTGACTCTGGCTCATCTCAAACAGAAGGCCCATCATCCAAAtatagtggatttttttcagag gTTTCTCAGGACCATGAAACTATGGCTCAAGTTCTTTTCAGCAGGAATCTGAGGCTGAATGTAGCTTTAACCTTTTGGAGAAGGAGAAGTATAAGTGAACTGGTAGCCTACTTAGTGAG GATACAAGATCTTGGAGTAGTAGTAGACTGCCTTCCTGTGCTTACAAACAG tttacaggaagaaaaaccacATATTTCAGTTGGCTGCTGCGTAGATCTTTTGCCTTTAGTGAAATCATTGCTTAAAAGCAAATACGAAGA ATACGTGATAGTTGGTTTAAACTGGCTTCAGGCTGTCATTAAAAGATGGTGGTCAGAACTGTCTGCACattcagaaaaggcagaggatgG aaatattcatattttaaaacgACAATTAAGTGGTTTGTGGGAACAGGAGAATCATCTTACTCTGGTTCCAGGATATACTGGTAATATAGCTAAG GATGTAAATGCTTATTTATTACAGCTACACTGA